Proteins from one Telopea speciosissima isolate NSW1024214 ecotype Mountain lineage chromosome 1, Tspe_v1, whole genome shotgun sequence genomic window:
- the LOC122671473 gene encoding probable receptor-like protein kinase At5g24010: MDKEKLRILSLTLLFFLQFTYVHLPSLAFTPSDNYLIDCGSNANTTIDNRVFVGDSTHHDSIFLSAGRTVALTDPNPSPGSSSLYQTARVFSSISSYEFEIKKNGTHLVRLHFFPFSSQGYDLRSALFHVSIPGSPFSIDFSFRDSNHTSSPILKEYILMVDKEKLEISFAPVDEWGFAFVNAIEVFSAPPDFILDVGARFVGEAGIEDYRGLPLRILETVHRINVGGLKITPLKDTLWRTWLPDEEFLVLKSAAKAVSRSRPPNYQSGGASREIAPDNVYMTAQEMNKSMSPSMVKFNITWDFPLSSGGGRYLVRMHFCDIVSVALNLLYFDVYINDYSAYTDLDLSVLTTHMLAAPFYIDFVTDAGNSNGVMRISVGPSDLSTPSQINAILNGVEILKMIDGGGSISHRGSKNKHVAILVGSVLGGFALVCGCILMLAVLRLKRRKRKRKRSVSWSPMSRDGVSSHRRVSEGTNSVSRSCGLSMNHVLKISFAEIQFATNDFDKNLIIGSGGFGLVYKGVLKDNTKVAVKRGVPGSRQGLPEFHTEITVLSKIRHLHLVSLVGYCEEQSEMILVYEYMERGPLKKHLYGSGLPPLSWKQRLEICIGSARGLHYLHTGSAQGIIHRDVKSTNILLDENYVAKVADFGLSKSGPCLDQTHVSTGVKGSFGYLDPEYFRRQQLTDKSDVYSFGVVLLEVLCAKPAIDPLLSREQVNLAEWGMQWQKKGLLEQIIDPHLVSKINPKSLKKFGETAAKCLADYGVDRPTMGDVLWNLEHALQLQQTAVNTEPHGDSMDSRSELPLPTVVPHCAPSSSTRVEENSGGSSELTTTQVFSQLLTNEGR, encoded by the coding sequence ATGGACAAGGAAAAGCTTCGAATTCTCTCCcttactcttctcttctttctccaatTCACATACGTTCATCTTCCTTCACTGGCTTTTACTCCTTCTGACAATTACCTCATCGACTGCGGATCCAACGCCAACACCACCATCGACAACAGAGTCTTCGTCGGCGACTCAACCCACCACGATTCGATCTTCCTCTCGGCAGGTCGAACGGTTGCTCTCACAGACCCAAACCCATCTCCTGGATCATCATCCTTGTACCAAACAGCTAGAGTTTTCTCAAGTATCTCCAGCTATGAGTTCGAAATCAAGAAGAATGGCACCCACCTCGTACGTCTCcatttcttccccttctcttctcaGGGTTACGATCTTAGGTCAGCTCTTTTCCATGTCTCGATTCCTGGGTCCCCCTTTTCGATTGATTTTAGCTTCCGAGACAGCAATCATACTTCTTCACCTATCCTCAAGGAGTACATTTTAATGGTGGACAAGGAAAAGCTCGAAATCTCGTTTGCTCCGGTGGACGAATGGGGCTTCGCGTTCGTTAACGCAATTGAGGTCTTCTCTGCTCCTCCTGATTTTATCCTTGATGTGGGAGCCCGGTTTGTTGGTGAAGCTGGAATCGAGGATTACAGAGGGTTGCCCTTGCGGATCTTGGAGACTGTTCACAGAATCAATGTCGGTGGTCTCAAAATCACGCCTTTGAAAGACACTCTATGGAGGACTTGGCTCCCTGACGAGGAATTTCTGGTCTTGAAGTCCGCCGCGAAGGCTGTTTCTCGTAGTCGCCCCCCGAACTACCAGAGTGGAGGAGCTAGCAGAGAAATCGCTCCCGATAATGTTTACATGACCGCCCAAGAGATGAATAAGAGCATGTCTCCTAGTATGGTGAAGTTCAACATAACATGGGATTTCCCTCTGAGCTCCGGCGGAGGAAGGTACCTGGTTCGAATGCATTTCTGCGATATCGTTAGTGTTGCTCTTAATCTGCTCTACTTCGATGTATACATTAACGACTACTCGGCTTACACAGATCTCGACCTTTCTGTTCTTACAACTCACATGCTTGCGGCCCCTTTCTACATCGATTTTGTAACAGATGCAGGAAATTCAAACGGCGTTATGCGGATAAGTGTTGGCCCTTCTGATCTCAGTACTCCTTCACAAATAAACGCTATTCTGAACGGGGTAGAGATCTTGAAGATGATCGATGGTGGGGGTTCAATTTCTCATAGAGGATCAAAGAACAAACATGTCGCAATTCTGGTGGGTTCAGTGCTTGGAGGCTTTGCTCTTGTATGTGGTTGCATCTTGATGCTCGCTGTTCTGAGACTTAAGCgcaggaagaggaagaggaagagaagtgtCTCCTGGTCACCCATGAGTAGAGATGGAGTGAGTTCCCACCGAAGGGTCTCTGAAGGAACAAACAGTGTATCCCGTTCCTGTGGCCTCAGTATGAACCATGTCTTGAAGATTTCTTTTGCAGAGATACAGTTTGCCACCAACGATTTCGACAAGAATCTGATCATCGGTTCTGGTGGATTTGGTTTGGTCTACAAAGGGGTGCTTAAAGACAACACAAAAGTTGCAGTGAAGCGTGGTGTGCCGGGTTCCAGGCAAGGACTCCCTGAATTCCATACAGAGATCACTGTCTTGTCGAAGATTCGCCATCTACACCTTGTCTCCCTTGTTGGGTACTGCGAAGAACAGTCTGAGATGATACTGGTATacgagtatatggagagaggGCCATTGAAAAAACACTTGTATGGTTCAGGGTTGCCACCATTGTCATGGAAGCAGAGACTTGAGATATGCATTGGTTCTGCCAGAGGGCTTCACTATCTTCACACTGGTTCAGCACAGGGAATTATCCATCGAGATGTGAAATCCACCAATATCTTGCTTGATGAGAATTATGTGGCCAAAGTTGCAGATTTTGGGCTTTCAAAATCTGGCCCTTGTCTCGACCAGACTCATGTAAGCACTGGTGTTAAAGGCAGTTTCGGGTATCTGGATCCTGAGTATTTCAGGCGGCAACAGCTCACAGACAAATCAGATGTTTATTCATTTGGTGTTGTTCTTCTGGAAGTGCTCTGTGCCAAACCTGCCATTGATCCTTTGCTTTCAAGGGAGCAAGTGAACTTAGCTGAATGGGGAATGCAATGGCAGAAGAAAGGGCTACTTGAGCAGATCATCGATCCACATCTCGTCAGTAAAATCAATCCCAAATCTCTCAAGAAATTTGGAGAGACGGCTGCAAAATGCTTGGCTGATTATGGTGTTGATAGGCCTACAATGGGTGATGTGCTGTGGAACTTGGAACATGCACTACAGCTTCAACAGACTGCAGTGAACACAGAGCCTCATGGCGATAGCATGGATAGTAGATCTGAGCTTCCATTGCCTACTGTTGTTCCACATTGTGCACCGTCTAGTAGCACAAGGGTTGAAGAAAACAGTGGTGGGAGTTCTGAACTAACTACAACTCAAGTATTTTCACAGTTGTTGACCAATGAAGGTAGATAG
- the LOC122642701 gene encoding uncharacterized protein LOC122642701: protein MKGTPKDSEKLLWDQMRSNSGNPISVSSGPSRTLSKLMVWLIIFISLTYVVYTLKLVSSSCNCNEDSLGPLHLLSTSSRVSNLRASTAESNQNRTVQSVGHAENPKISQKLGLQDIVFGIAASARLWEQRKNYIKLWWKPNEMRGIVWLDKPVKTQQDEALPPLKISGDTSRFTYKNRQGHRSAIRISRIVSETVRLGMEDVKWFVMGDDDTVFIAENLVRVLSKYDHNQFYYIGSLSESHLQNIYFSYGMAYGGGGFAISYPLAKALEGMQDRCIQRYPGLYGSDDRMQACMAELGVPLTKELGFHQYDVYGNLFGLLAAHPVAPLVSVHHLDVVEPIFPNVTRVQALQRLMEPMKLDSAGLMQQSICYDKEKTWTVSVSWGFAVQIFRGVFSPREMEMPSRTFLNWYRRADYTAYAFNTRPVSRNPCQKPFVFYLSNNSRFDTDTQRTVTEYVRHRVPHPDCKWKMPNPSKVDRIVVYKRPDPHLWDKSPRRSCCRILASESGVGSGSVSIHVGVCKAGEISQI from the exons ATGAAGGGAACACCTAAGGATTCAGAGAAGCTACTCTGGGATCAGATGAGGAGCAACTCTGGTAACCCCATTTCCGTTTCCTCCGGTCCTTCCCGGACTCTCTCGAAGCTCATGGTCTGGCTCatcattttcatttctcttaCCTACGTCGTTTACACATTGAAACTCGTCTCCAGTTCATGCAACTGTAACGAAGATTCTTTGGGTCCTCTCCACCTTCTATCCACTTCATCTCGAGTGTCCAACCTTAGAGCTTCCACTGCAGAGTCGAATCAGAATAGGACGGTTCAATCTGTCGGCCACGCCGAGAACCCCAAAATCTCCCAAAAATTGGGGCTACAGGACATTGTCTTTGGCATTGCAGCTTCGGCGAGGCTGTGGGAACAGAGGAAGAACTACATCAAGCTCTGGTGGAAACCAAACGAAATGAGGGGGATTGTGTGGTTGGATAAGCCTGTAAAGACGCAGCAGGACGAAGCGCTCCCGCCTCTGAAGATCTCAGGCGATACGTCGCGGTTCACTTATAAAAATCGGCAGGGTCACCGCTCGGCGATTAGGATCTCGCGGATCGTGTCGGAGACGGTGAGATTGGGAATGGAGGACGTGAAGTGGTTCGTGATGGGAGATGATGATACGGTTTTTATCGCAGAGAATCTGGTTAGGGTTTTATCGAAATACGACCACAATCAATTCTATTACATTGGGAGCTTGTCAGAGAGCCATCTGCAAAACATCTACTTCTCATATGGCATGGCTTACGGCGGTGGAGGGTTTGCCATTAGTTACCCATTAGCGAAGGCTCTGGAGGGAATGCAAGACAGATGTATTCAAAGATACCCAGGATTGTACGGTTCCGATGATCGGATGCAAGCTTGCATGGCCGAGCTCGGCGTTCCCCTGACCAAGGAGCTCGGATTTCATCAG TACGATGTGTATGGAAACCTGTTCGGGTTGTTGGCAGCGCATCCAGTGGCGCCATTGGTGTCGGTGCACCATCTGGATGTGGTGGAGCCCATTTTCCCGAATGTGACACGGGTGCAGGCGTTGCAGCGTCTGATGGAGCCCATGAAGCTGGACTCGGCTGGGCTGATGCAGCAATCTATCTGTTACGACAAGGAGAAGACGTGGACAGTGTCGGTGTCGTGGGGATTCGCCGTTCAGATATTCAGGGGAGTTTTTTCTCCGAGGGAAATGGAGATGCCGTCAAGAACATTTCTCAACTGGTACCGCAGGGCGGACTACACTGCTTACGCCTTCAACACCCGACCCGTCAGCCGCAACCCATGCCAGAAACCCTTCGTTTTCTatctctccaacaactcaagaTTTGATACCGACACGCAGCGGACGGTGACGGAATACGTGCGGCACAGGGTCCCTCACCCCGATTGCAAGTGGAAGATGCCGAATCCTTCGAAAGTCGATAGAATTGTGGTTTACAAGAGACCTGACCCGCACCTCTGGGATAAG TCTCCGAGAAGGAGCTGTTGCAGGATTTTGGCTTCCGAGAGCGGTGTTGGTAGTGGTAGCGTTTCGATTCATGTGGGTGTATGTAAGGCTGGTGAGATTAGtcaaatatga
- the LOC122643242 gene encoding probable receptor-like protein kinase At5g24010, producing MDYLPQNSKFYLLLLFFFLQLLFSFILSSAFSPVDNYLIDCGSNGDLTVDVDNRQFVGDYSKLGLVFLLVTRSISLEDQSPSLGSSSPLYHTARVFTKPSTYEFEIKQKGNHLVRIHFRTLSSTSFNLSNALFHVSANQFLLLSDFTGHSPAGNPILKEYLIWVDSEKLVISFIPSSDSSLAFVNAIEVISAPGDLIADTARLVKPQGIDDYTGLTKQALETVYRINVGGPKVTPFNDSLWRTWTPDVEFLHLNAASKTVYTSGRIKYLPGGASREVAPDSVYNTARVMNDANVPKPNFNITWNFPVTSGYRYLVRMHFCDIASMSLNLLYFDVYINGYLAYKDLDLSELTGQVLAAPYYVDFVVDTANSQSLSISIGPSSLSNPSRVNAILNGVEIMKLNNSMGSLDGELSLGPIMQSLPREKTSGFMPSVIGISLMIAIAGVVYRRRTEVRDYVAWSPLPVDASERNSNSNYRC from the coding sequence ATGGATTATcttccacaaaattccaaattttatcttcttctcctgtttttctttcttcaattattATTCTCCTTCATTCTTTCCTCCGCCTTCTCTCCAGTAGACAATTATCTCATTGATTGCGGATCCAACGGTGATCTTACCGTCGACGTTGATAACCGGCAGTTCGTTGGTGACTACTCCAAGCTCGGATTGGTTTTCTTGCTTGTTACTCGAAGCATTTCTCTCGAAGATCAAAGCCCCTCTTTGGGTTCTTCCTCCCCTCTTTACCACACGGCTAGGGTTTTCACGAAACCCTCCACTTACGAGTTCGAGATCAAGCAGAAGGGCAATCATTTGGTACGTATCCATTTCCGTACTTTGTCTTCGACCAGCTTCAATCTCTCCAACGCTCTCTTCCATGTCTCCGCCAATCAATTCTTGCTTTTGAGCGACTTCACCGGCCATAGTCCGGCCGGGAACCCTATTTTGAAGGAATATCTCATCTGGGTCGATAGTGAAAAACTTGTGATTTCATTCATACCTTCCTCCGATTCTTCGCTTGCCTTTGTTAATGCCATCGAAGTTATTTCTGCACCCGGGGATCTCATTGCCGACACCGCTCGATTGGTAAAACCTCAGGGAATTGACGATTACACTGGGCTGACCAAGCAGGCGCTGGAGACTGTTTACAGGATCAATGTTGGGGGTCCTAAAGTGACCCCTTTTAATGATTCCTTGTGGAGAACTTGGACTCCTGATGTTGAGTTCTTGCATTTGAATGCCGCTTCAAAGACCGTTTACACCAGCGGCCGGATTAAATACCTCCCTGGAGGGGCAAGTCGTGAGGTTGCTCCCGACAGCGTTTATAACACTGCGCGAGTTATGAATGATGCTAATGTTCCCAAACCTAATTTTAATATTACTTGGAACTTCCCGGTGACTTCCGGCTATCGCTACCTTGTTCGGATGCATTTCTGTGACATTGCCAGTATGTCCCTTAatctgctttactttgatgtCTACATCAATGGGTATTTGGCATACAAAGATTTGGATCTCTCAGAGCTTACAGGCCAAGTGCTCGCCGCTCCTTACTACGTGGATTTCGTTGTGGACACAGCTAATTCGCAGTCTTTAAGCATTAGCATAGGCCCTTCGAGTTTGAGCAATCCCTCTAGAGTCAATGCAATTCTGAATGGGGTGGAGATCATGAAGTTGAACAATTCTATGGGTAGTCTGGATGGAGAGCTCTCTTTGGGTCCTATTATGCAGAGTTTACCTAGAGAAAAAACCAGTGGTTTTATGCCTTCAGTCATTGGGATAAGCTTGATGATTGCTATTGCTGGTGTTGTGTACAGGAGAAGGACTGAGGTCAGAGACTATGTGGCATGGTCACCTTTGCCTGTGGATGCTTCAGAAcgcaattcaaattcaaattataGATGCTAA